A single genomic interval of Terriglobus albidus harbors:
- a CDS encoding hemolysin family protein yields the protein MSYWILASLLLLLIVQTLASYIDRVYSEMGKFLSRDFQENVDAWTRAVEPKMILGRDTLALSASVLRQITLTGIAVLFGAKLYSSLTLLPILRHGPRLPDFAMTAVELVSIVILFDRLIPYLLFVRTKGLWIARLRLPLVLIFLVLLPITGLLSLLISIVALAEPEEPEEEENSSEGVDALLDAGKEEGILEESDRELVRSVVEFGDKVARAVMTPRPEMFCVPGTMTLDEFTNLMAKEAYSRVPVYGESIDIITGIAFARDLLGVADSEAARQTVASIQKPVAFVPETKKVNELLKEMQRAKQHMRIVVDEYGAVAGLITIEDLLEAIVGDIEDEHDVEEETNEPVGNPQEGWSVPGRFEVSRLRELFESQNDELPVDLELPSAVEATTVGGLVSELAGHIPHSGEVVEAGRLRLEILASTDRRVQRVKVQMAASPETADNQ from the coding sequence ATGAGCTATTGGATCCTGGCATCGCTGCTTCTGTTGCTGATCGTACAGACGCTCGCCTCCTACATCGACCGTGTGTACTCGGAGATGGGAAAGTTCCTCTCGCGCGACTTCCAGGAGAACGTCGATGCCTGGACGCGTGCGGTGGAGCCGAAGATGATCCTCGGCCGGGACACGCTGGCGCTTTCGGCCTCGGTTCTGCGGCAGATCACTTTGACGGGGATCGCTGTACTGTTCGGCGCCAAACTTTATAGCTCGCTGACGTTGCTGCCGATCCTGCGGCATGGCCCGCGTCTCCCCGATTTTGCGATGACGGCGGTCGAGCTGGTAAGCATCGTCATCCTCTTCGACCGCCTGATCCCATATCTGCTCTTTGTCCGGACGAAGGGACTGTGGATCGCACGGCTGCGGCTGCCGCTGGTATTGATCTTTCTGGTTCTGTTGCCCATCACGGGTCTGCTGAGTCTGCTGATCTCCATTGTTGCGCTGGCGGAGCCAGAGGAGCCGGAGGAGGAAGAGAACTCCTCGGAGGGCGTGGATGCGCTGCTGGATGCCGGCAAGGAAGAGGGCATCCTGGAGGAGAGTGATCGTGAGCTGGTGCGCAGCGTCGTAGAGTTCGGCGATAAGGTTGCGCGGGCGGTGATGACACCGCGTCCGGAGATGTTCTGCGTTCCCGGAACCATGACGCTGGACGAGTTCACGAACCTGATGGCGAAAGAGGCGTATTCGCGCGTACCGGTCTATGGCGAATCCATCGACATCATTACCGGCATTGCGTTTGCGCGCGACCTGCTTGGCGTAGCCGACTCCGAGGCGGCCCGCCAGACAGTTGCGAGTATTCAGAAGCCGGTCGCATTTGTTCCTGAGACCAAGAAGGTGAATGAGCTGCTGAAGGAGATGCAGCGGGCCAAGCAGCACATGCGCATCGTGGTCGACGAATACGGCGCGGTCGCCGGGCTCATCACGATTGAAGATCTTCTGGAGGCGATTGTCGGCGACATCGAGGACGAGCACGATGTCGAAGAAGAGACCAACGAGCCGGTCGGCAATCCTCAAGAGGGATGGTCGGTTCCTGGACGTTTCGAGGTCTCGCGCCTGCGGGAGCTCTTTGAGAGCCAGAACGATGAGCTGCCGGTCGATCTGGAGCTCCCTTCCGCGGTGGAGGCGACGACGGTCGGCGGCCTGGTAAGCGAATTAGCCGGTCATATTCCGCACTCGGGAGAGGTGGTGGAGGCCGGGCGCCTGCGCCTGGAGATACTGGCCTCGACCGACCGGCGGGTGCAGCGTGTGAAGGTCCAGATGGCTGCTTCGCCCGAGACGGCGGATAATCAATAA
- the ybeY gene encoding rRNA maturation RNase YbeY, with protein MPAAAEINRTRLSRYLLRARRAVCLEGQVDVLLTDDKTVKRLNRDFRGKNKATDVLSFPAGDFAEGIVGDLAVSLDTAAKQAKRFGLTLEDEIKTLLLHGLLHLAGYDHETDNGEMAAEEIRLRAKLRLPSSLIARVEGVRR; from the coding sequence ATGCCTGCTGCCGCGGAGATCAATCGGACCCGCCTGTCGCGTTACCTGCTGCGCGCACGCCGCGCCGTATGCCTGGAAGGCCAGGTGGATGTGCTACTTACCGACGATAAGACGGTAAAGCGGCTGAACCGCGACTTCCGCGGTAAGAACAAGGCGACGGATGTGCTGTCATTTCCCGCAGGCGATTTTGCCGAGGGAATCGTAGGCGACCTGGCTGTCTCGCTCGACACCGCCGCAAAGCAGGCAAAGCGCTTCGGCCTCACCCTGGAGGACGAGATAAAGACGCTCTTGCTACACGGTCTGCTGCATTTGGCAGGCTATGACCATGAGACCGACAATGGCGAGATGGCTGCCGAAGAAATACGCCTGCGGGCGAAGTTACGGCTGCCCAGCAGTCTGATTGCGCGCGTGGAGGGTGTCCGGCGATGA
- a CDS encoding PhoH family protein, with amino-acid sequence MMKKALEITPNIEPLFGTRDENLHLMEKALRVAIDLRSDAVMVTGDPESIERIEKIFTDYDQLCNQGIVLQNGELHGMLKLVVSDPRITLRGLVESGRQRSTGVKRMVQPRSPNQRKYIETIEQNDMSFGIGPAGTGKTYLAVAMAVSALMAKRISRIILVRPAVEAGERLGFLPGSLQEKVDPYMRPLYDALYDLLDPPRVDKMLETNVIEIAPLAFMRGRTLNDAFIIMDEAQNTTNEQMKMFLTRLGSNSKAIITGDLSQIDLPNPKKSGLLEALRVLDGVEGIGFIHFEDADVVRHHLVQRIVRAYDSYSREQQELPLGLESPLGEPMSTAAPVKRVAKPQ; translated from the coding sequence TTGATGAAAAAAGCGCTGGAAATTACGCCCAACATCGAGCCCCTGTTCGGGACCCGCGACGAAAACCTTCACCTGATGGAAAAGGCCCTGCGTGTTGCCATTGACCTGCGATCGGATGCGGTAATGGTGACGGGCGATCCGGAGAGTATTGAACGGATCGAGAAGATCTTCACGGACTACGACCAGCTTTGCAACCAGGGCATCGTCCTGCAGAACGGCGAGTTGCATGGCATGTTGAAGCTGGTTGTCTCAGACCCACGCATAACCCTACGCGGACTGGTCGAAAGCGGACGGCAGCGCTCCACCGGTGTAAAGCGTATGGTGCAGCCGCGCTCGCCCAATCAGCGGAAGTACATTGAAACCATCGAACAGAACGACATGTCGTTCGGCATTGGACCGGCCGGTACCGGCAAGACCTATCTTGCCGTGGCTATGGCCGTCTCCGCGCTGATGGCGAAGAGGATCAGCCGTATCATCCTGGTGCGTCCGGCGGTTGAAGCCGGCGAGCGCCTGGGCTTCCTGCCCGGGTCGCTGCAGGAGAAAGTAGACCCGTACATGCGTCCGCTGTATGACGCTCTGTACGATCTGCTGGATCCGCCGCGCGTGGACAAGATGCTGGAGACCAATGTCATTGAGATCGCGCCGCTTGCCTTTATGCGCGGCCGTACGCTGAATGACGCCTTCATCATCATGGATGAGGCGCAGAACACCACCAATGAGCAGATGAAGATGTTTCTAACCCGTCTTGGCTCCAATTCCAAGGCGATTATCACCGGCGACCTGTCGCAGATCGATCTACCGAATCCCAAGAAGAGCGGCCTGCTCGAGGCACTGCGGGTGCTGGATGGTGTGGAAGGCATCGGCTTTATTCACTTTGAAGACGCGGACGTCGTACGCCACCACCTGGTGCAGCGTATCGTGCGTGCCTATGACAGCTACAGCCGGGAGCAGCAGGAGCTTCCGCTGGGACTGGAATCTCCGCTGGGTGAGCCGATGTCGACGGCAGCTCCAGTCAAACGAGTCGCAAAGCCGCAGTAG
- the era gene encoding GTPase Era: MPIRSGFVSIVGRPNAGKSTLVNALLGQKLAIVTHKPQTTRNRIQAVLEVPLKKKTTRHPGHPAAQIILVDTPGIHKPSTELDRRMMQEVHDALESRDAVIFMVDVTHRLPQEGETVTGKAKLSLDEHNFTLGLVKKLDCPVILALNKIDELQRDQLLPQIAYWQKQHEFAAVIPISAKKKDGLERLIEAIIAVLPLGERYFPKNQITDQPERFLVAELIREKVLLYTGEEVPYAAAVVVERFEEPIKKGAATRIAAAIYCERDGQKAILIGKGGAMLKQIGTAARKEMEYLLGGKVFLELFVKVQSEWRSSRGFIDDLDWRKQLEDLAIKQSNEK; this comes from the coding sequence ATGCCTATTCGTTCCGGATTCGTTTCCATCGTCGGCCGCCCCAATGCCGGCAAGTCGACGCTGGTGAACGCGCTGCTCGGCCAGAAGCTGGCCATTGTGACGCACAAACCACAGACCACACGCAACCGCATTCAGGCGGTGCTGGAGGTTCCTCTCAAGAAGAAGACGACACGCCATCCCGGCCACCCGGCGGCGCAGATCATCCTGGTGGATACGCCGGGAATTCACAAGCCCTCTACGGAGCTTGACCGTCGCATGATGCAGGAGGTGCATGACGCCCTGGAGAGCCGCGATGCGGTGATCTTCATGGTAGACGTGACCCACCGCCTGCCACAGGAGGGCGAAACAGTAACCGGCAAGGCGAAGCTGTCGCTGGACGAGCACAACTTCACGCTGGGCCTGGTGAAGAAACTGGACTGCCCGGTGATCCTGGCGCTGAACAAGATTGATGAGCTGCAGCGTGATCAATTGCTGCCGCAGATCGCCTACTGGCAAAAACAACATGAGTTCGCTGCCGTTATTCCCATCTCGGCAAAGAAGAAGGACGGCCTGGAGCGGTTGATCGAGGCCATCATCGCCGTATTGCCGTTAGGTGAGCGCTACTTCCCCAAAAACCAGATTACGGACCAGCCCGAACGTTTCCTGGTGGCTGAACTGATCCGCGAAAAGGTGCTGCTCTATACCGGCGAAGAAGTGCCCTATGCGGCGGCAGTTGTGGTGGAGCGCTTTGAAGAGCCGATAAAGAAGGGCGCGGCGACACGTATCGCGGCGGCGATCTACTGCGAACGTGACGGACAGAAGGCCATTCTGATCGGCAAAGGCGGAGCGATGCTGAAACAGATCGGAACTGCCGCGCGCAAGGAGATGGAGTATCTGTTGGGCGGCAAGGTCTTTCTGGAGTTGTTTGTGAAGGTGCAGTCGGAGTGGAGGTCGTCGCGTGGATTTATCGATGATCTCGACTGGCGCAAGCAGCTTGAGGATTTAGCGATCAAACAGTCGAACGAAAAGTAG
- a CDS encoding TonB-dependent receptor, with the protein MKLIRLALLLAIFCIPSFGQMTTARLVGTVTDQSGAVIPNATVVVKNIRTGESRTVTTNESGLYIIPSLVPSEYEVKVTASGFSDAESKGVVLAVGQELVKDISLPVAGSATSVLVDAGQLVALDTSSARIGANIASREIEDLPINGRQVSQLYLLAPGATNVGSGNFGEIRFSGRAVEQNILRLDGVEATAIIDAAPGNLNGEANSIFRLQQSLEAIQEFRVDSNSYPAEMGTGTGGQISFVTKSGSNAFHGSVFEYLRNDFFDARNTFNAKNVANNSPKFRLNQFGGSVGGPLIKDKLFFFGVYEGLRQYWNVASTGNTISNYTISRIPANSPIRNVVGAYPLDRNPIAIEQPGATFSDGTVNGATGRELVSVSRSVPFSLTENFAAVRFDYHFNEKYSSYVRFNRDQGTANQTQDPALGLTQNKYVPQNGVIALNQVLSASMFNETKVGFNYAKTRVNGVSGPSPNADLSASLFSIANAVKPGGLVTTSSSFTGRGAPYTAWSISPIDNFSIIKGNHNLKFGFESRIIKIYNDQLGGTQYTFNSVSNFVNNVPDTTAFNGDLSALSPFSGLSGNAQMRQNYYIGYGQDEWKLRPTLTLAYGVRYEYFQPLHEVNDKYVFFDMSTATLYSSGRVAAFPKYNKSWFGSSTKNIGPRVGLTWAPAGLHNNTVVRVGAGIFFGPGQTEDQVQPEANDRVGRSFSNGAQPYPVNTSALLSSFDANNLSGFQPRAYAPYYHLPERVATYTFSIQQQLPGQMQMMIGYVGSQGRNLFLRSITNRISGVTTNASTGAGTAIREFGSRYGEIDYKTSGGTNHYHSLQSTLQRRFRQGLSLGAQYTWAKELGTTSGSNEASTAQNPYDFNTEYGRGNFDIRHSLNATVLYDLPIGHGKSMDFGGIGNALLGGWQAGGIVNFRSGLPVDVLITRPDIAYVGTPTSGTYAGKVYSSPVLSSSCPAYSSGTTNVNAGVCTTAVVNVPGGGNTRNIRRVNLVPGVNPYINVGKQLLNPAAFTIPAPGTFGTLRRNALNGASLAQLDMTLEKTFTITERVKFDFKAEGFNILNHPNYAVPGAIRLVQGIGTGGNTASPTTPTIAPGVQPGQAFSAGTAGTNFGTFTNTVGNQVGQGANRQLQLSGRINF; encoded by the coding sequence GAAACTCATCAGGCTTGCCCTTCTGCTTGCCATCTTCTGCATTCCGTCATTTGGCCAGATGACGACCGCCCGTCTGGTAGGTACCGTAACCGACCAGAGCGGCGCTGTGATTCCTAACGCAACCGTAGTCGTGAAGAACATCCGTACCGGCGAGAGCCGTACGGTGACGACCAATGAATCGGGTCTCTATATCATTCCGTCGCTCGTGCCCTCTGAGTATGAGGTGAAGGTCACGGCGAGCGGCTTCTCTGACGCCGAATCCAAGGGCGTGGTCCTTGCCGTCGGCCAGGAGCTGGTGAAGGACATCAGCCTGCCGGTAGCCGGCAGCGCAACCTCGGTGCTGGTCGATGCCGGCCAGCTCGTCGCTCTGGATACTTCTTCAGCACGTATCGGCGCCAATATCGCCAGCCGCGAGATCGAAGACCTGCCGATCAATGGACGCCAGGTTTCGCAGCTTTACCTTCTGGCTCCGGGCGCGACCAACGTCGGCTCAGGCAACTTCGGTGAGATCCGCTTCTCCGGCCGCGCCGTAGAGCAGAACATCCTTCGCCTGGATGGCGTGGAAGCTACTGCCATTATCGACGCCGCTCCCGGAAACTTGAACGGTGAAGCCAACTCGATCTTCCGTCTGCAGCAGTCGCTGGAAGCCATCCAGGAGTTCCGTGTCGACTCCAATAGCTACCCCGCCGAGATGGGTACCGGAACCGGTGGGCAGATCAGTTTCGTGACCAAGTCGGGTTCGAACGCATTCCACGGATCGGTCTTCGAGTATCTGCGTAACGACTTCTTCGATGCCCGTAACACCTTCAACGCCAAGAATGTCGCCAACAACTCGCCAAAGTTCCGTCTGAATCAGTTCGGCGGTTCGGTGGGCGGTCCGCTCATCAAGGACAAGCTCTTCTTCTTCGGTGTGTATGAAGGTCTGCGTCAGTATTGGAATGTCGCCTCGACCGGCAACACGATCTCGAACTACACCATCTCCCGCATTCCCGCCAACTCACCCATCCGTAATGTTGTGGGCGCCTATCCTTTGGATCGGAATCCGATCGCGATCGAGCAGCCAGGCGCAACTTTCAGCGACGGTACCGTCAATGGAGCCACCGGACGCGAGCTGGTCTCGGTCAGCCGCTCAGTGCCTTTCTCGCTGACGGAGAACTTTGCGGCCGTTCGTTTTGACTACCACTTCAATGAGAAGTATTCGTCCTACGTTCGTTTTAATCGCGACCAGGGTACGGCGAACCAGACGCAGGATCCGGCGCTGGGCCTGACGCAGAACAAGTATGTTCCGCAGAACGGCGTAATCGCGCTGAACCAGGTGCTTTCGGCTTCGATGTTCAACGAGACCAAGGTTGGCTTCAACTATGCCAAGACGCGCGTCAACGGCGTCAGCGGACCGAGCCCCAATGCGGACCTGAGCGCCAGCCTGTTCAGCATCGCCAATGCCGTCAAGCCGGGTGGTCTGGTTACGACCTCTTCCAGCTTTACCGGTCGTGGCGCGCCCTATACCGCGTGGAGCATCTCGCCGATCGACAACTTCTCGATCATCAAGGGCAACCACAACCTGAAGTTTGGCTTTGAGTCGCGCATCATCAAGATCTACAACGACCAGCTCGGCGGCACGCAGTACACCTTCAACAGTGTCAGCAACTTCGTGAACAATGTTCCGGACACGACTGCATTCAATGGTGACCTCAGCGCTCTGAGCCCGTTCAGCGGCCTCTCGGGTAATGCGCAGATGCGTCAGAACTACTACATCGGTTACGGTCAGGATGAGTGGAAGCTCCGTCCTACGCTGACCCTGGCCTATGGTGTGCGTTACGAGTACTTCCAGCCGCTGCACGAAGTCAACGACAAGTACGTCTTCTTCGACATGTCGACGGCTACGCTGTACTCCAGCGGCCGCGTCGCGGCATTCCCCAAGTACAACAAGAGCTGGTTTGGCAGCTCGACGAAGAACATCGGACCGCGTGTGGGCCTGACCTGGGCTCCTGCCGGTCTGCATAACAACACCGTGGTCCGCGTCGGCGCCGGCATCTTCTTCGGCCCCGGCCAGACGGAAGACCAGGTGCAGCCGGAAGCAAACGACCGCGTAGGCCGCAGCTTCTCCAACGGTGCACAGCCCTATCCGGTGAACACGTCGGCGCTGCTGTCGAGCTTCGACGCCAACAATCTGTCGGGCTTCCAGCCGCGTGCCTATGCCCCCTACTATCACCTGCCGGAGCGTGTGGCGACCTACACCTTCTCTATCCAGCAGCAGCTTCCGGGACAGATGCAGATGATGATTGGCTATGTCGGATCGCAGGGCCGTAACCTGTTCCTCCGTTCGATCACCAACCGCATCAGTGGTGTGACCACCAACGCTTCGACTGGCGCCGGCACCGCTATCCGCGAGTTCGGCAGCCGCTACGGCGAAATCGACTACAAGACCTCGGGTGGTACGAACCATTACCACTCCCTGCAGTCGACGCTGCAGCGCCGCTTCCGCCAGGGCCTGTCGCTGGGTGCGCAGTACACCTGGGCGAAGGAACTGGGCACCACCAGCGGATCGAACGAAGCCAGCACGGCGCAGAATCCTTACGACTTCAACACGGAGTATGGCCGTGGCAACTTCGATATCCGCCACAGCCTGAATGCGACGGTTCTGTATGATCTGCCGATCGGTCATGGCAAGTCGATGGACTTCGGCGGCATCGGCAATGCGCTGCTCGGTGGCTGGCAGGCTGGCGGTATCGTGAACTTCCGCTCGGGCCTCCCGGTGGATGTGCTGATCACCCGTCCTGACATCGCCTACGTCGGTACGCCGACCTCCGGCACCTATGCCGGCAAGGTCTACTCCTCGCCGGTGCTCTCCTCCTCGTGCCCGGCTTACTCCAGCGGCACCACGAATGTGAATGCGGGCGTCTGCACCACGGCTGTGGTCAACGTTCCGGGCGGCGGTAATACCCGTAACATCCGTCGTGTGAACCTGGTGCCTGGCGTCAATCCGTATATCAACGTCGGCAAGCAGTTGCTGAATCCGGCGGCCTTCACCATTCCGGCCCCCGGAACCTTCGGCACCCTGCGCCGCAATGCTCTGAACGGAGCCTCGCTGGCCCAGCTGGATATGACCCTGGAGAAGACCTTCACGATCACTGAGCGCGTAAAGTTTGACTTCAAGGCGGAGGGCTTCAACATCCTCAACCACCCGAACTACGCTGTTCCCGGCGCCATTCGCCTGGTGCAGGGCATTGGGACCGGCGGCAACACTGCTTCGCCGACGACGCCGACGATTGCTCCAGGTGTACAGCCTGGACAGGCGTTCTCGGCCGGAACGGCCGGTACGAACTTCGGCACGTTTACCAACACGGTCGGCAACCAAGTGGGTCAGGGCGCGAACCGCCAGCTCCAGCTTTCGGGCCGTATCAACTTCTAA
- a CDS encoding FAD-binding protein — translation MTNAAPRTNWAGNYTYNAGDLLIPASIEEAQELVRQTQQLRALGTRHCFHGIADSDGIQISLEHLNAITLDETARTVTLGAGVRYGDLAVWLHSRGYAIHNLASLPHISVVGGVMTATHGSGLRNRNLAAAVVGLEILNANGDLVTLTRDANPDTFPGAVVCLGALGIVTAITLQVEPTFEVAQTVYENLSFDHLKDNLRTIMDAAYSVSLFTTWQDHRATQVWLKQRVDDGVAAPAEFYGATRATTNLHPLAGHDPVNCTQQLGVPGPWHERLPHFRMEFTPSSGAEIQTELFVPIDMGYDAILAVETLKNEITPHLHVTELRAIAADDLWMSPNYRRDSLGIHFTWKAEPEAVARLVPQIEAVLSPFGAIPHWGKFFTMDPRVLQRRLPNLTRFKNLIYHYDPKGKFLNEFLENTIYAG, via the coding sequence ATGACGAATGCAGCACCCCGTACCAACTGGGCCGGAAACTACACCTATAACGCCGGCGATCTGCTGATCCCTGCCTCTATAGAGGAGGCACAGGAACTGGTGCGGCAGACGCAGCAACTACGCGCCCTGGGCACGCGGCACTGCTTTCACGGCATTGCCGACAGCGACGGCATACAGATTTCGCTGGAACATCTGAACGCCATCACGCTCGATGAAACCGCCCGCACCGTCACACTGGGCGCGGGTGTTCGGTACGGCGACCTGGCCGTCTGGCTGCATAGCCGCGGCTATGCCATTCATAACCTCGCCTCGCTGCCGCACATCTCGGTCGTGGGCGGGGTGATGACGGCGACGCATGGATCGGGATTGCGAAACCGTAATCTGGCTGCCGCAGTCGTTGGCCTGGAGATTCTGAACGCCAACGGTGACCTGGTCACACTGACACGCGATGCAAACCCGGACACCTTCCCTGGCGCCGTTGTCTGCCTCGGTGCACTCGGCATTGTCACTGCAATCACATTGCAGGTTGAACCGACCTTCGAGGTGGCGCAGACGGTCTACGAGAACCTCTCCTTCGACCACCTGAAAGACAACCTGCGCACCATCATGGACGCAGCCTACTCCGTCTCTCTCTTCACTACCTGGCAAGACCATCGGGCCACGCAGGTGTGGTTGAAGCAACGCGTAGATGACGGTGTTGCTGCGCCGGCAGAGTTTTATGGAGCGACACGAGCCACCACGAATCTGCATCCACTCGCTGGACACGATCCTGTGAACTGCACCCAGCAGCTTGGTGTCCCCGGTCCGTGGCACGAACGTCTGCCGCACTTCCGTATGGAGTTCACCCCCAGCTCCGGCGCAGAGATTCAGACCGAGCTCTTTGTTCCCATTGATATGGGTTACGACGCCATCCTCGCCGTCGAGACACTGAAGAACGAGATCACACCGCATCTGCACGTCACCGAGCTGCGCGCGATCGCTGCCGACGACCTGTGGATGAGCCCCAACTATCGCCGCGACTCGCTCGGCATTCACTTCACCTGGAAGGCCGAGCCGGAAGCCGTGGCACGCCTGGTTCCACAGATTGAAGCCGTGCTCTCACCCTTCGGAGCCATTCCGCACTGGGGAAAGTTCTTCACCATGGACCCGCGCGTCCTGCAGCGCCGGCTGCCAAACCTGACCCGCTTCAAGAACCTGATCTACCACTATGACCCGAAGGGCAAGTTTCTGAACGAGTTTTTGGAGAACACCATTTACGCCGGATAG
- a CDS encoding sigma-54-dependent transcriptional regulator, giving the protein MNHILVIDDEASIRTSLESILSDEQYHVASAATGAEGLALLQDGTWDAVLLDIWLPDADGLDLLAQFRALNLSSPPEVIMISGHGTIESAVRATKLGAFDFLEKPLSLDRTLLVLRNAIQARQLRLENQEFKRQLATSATLTGQSVPLKALRQQIALMAPTNGRVLIYGESGAGKELIARTMHGESLRKEHPFVELNCAAIPEDFIEAELFGQRGDGMQNKPGTFERAHLGTLFLDEVGDMSLKTQAKVLRALDEQRFTPVGATSPISVDVRVIAATNKDLQEEIARGNFREDLFYRLNVIPFFVPPLRDRKEDIPLLVREFLLEFGRQYGRPRMEIADDAVATLQHYHWPGNVRELRNVIERVLILNPRVQRIERKHLPVLVYREPGKPGRTEDFPTLLQAREAYERDYILKKLDDVHGNVSRAAELLGLERSHLYRKMKALAINIKE; this is encoded by the coding sequence ATGAATCACATTCTCGTCATCGACGACGAAGCCTCTATCCGCACCTCACTCGAAAGCATCCTCAGCGATGAGCAATATCACGTCGCCAGCGCCGCTACCGGAGCCGAAGGCCTGGCGCTGTTGCAGGACGGCACGTGGGACGCCGTTCTGCTCGATATCTGGCTTCCGGATGCTGACGGCCTCGATCTTCTGGCGCAATTTCGTGCGCTGAATCTCTCCTCGCCGCCGGAGGTCATCATGATCTCCGGCCACGGCACCATCGAGTCCGCGGTGCGCGCTACCAAACTGGGCGCTTTCGACTTCCTCGAAAAGCCCCTCTCGCTCGACCGCACGCTGCTCGTGTTGCGTAATGCAATCCAGGCCCGCCAACTCCGGCTTGAGAACCAGGAGTTCAAGCGTCAGCTCGCCACCAGCGCCACACTTACCGGACAGTCCGTCCCATTGAAGGCGTTGCGTCAGCAGATCGCGTTGATGGCGCCGACCAACGGCCGTGTTCTCATCTATGGCGAGTCCGGCGCAGGTAAGGAACTGATCGCCCGCACCATGCATGGCGAATCACTGCGCAAGGAACATCCCTTCGTCGAGCTCAACTGCGCCGCCATCCCCGAGGACTTCATCGAGGCCGAGCTCTTCGGCCAACGAGGCGATGGAATGCAGAACAAACCAGGCACCTTTGAGCGCGCTCACCTGGGCACACTCTTCCTCGATGAGGTCGGCGACATGAGCCTCAAGACGCAGGCTAAGGTCTTGCGCGCTCTGGATGAGCAGCGCTTCACACCGGTAGGCGCCACCTCGCCCATCTCTGTAGATGTGCGCGTCATCGCCGCCACCAATAAAGACCTGCAGGAAGAGATCGCCCGCGGCAACTTTCGCGAGGATCTCTTCTATCGCCTGAACGTGATTCCTTTCTTCGTTCCGCCGTTGCGTGACCGCAAGGAAGACATTCCCCTGCTGGTGCGCGAGTTCCTGCTCGAGTTCGGCCGGCAGTACGGCCGCCCCCGCATGGAGATCGCCGACGACGCCGTCGCCACGCTGCAGCACTATCACTGGCCCGGCAACGTGCGCGAGCTGCGCAATGTTATCGAGCGTGTGCTGATCCTGAACCCGCGCGTTCAGCGCATCGAACGCAAGCATCTTCCCGTGCTGGTCTACCGCGAGCCCGGCAAACCGGGTCGAACGGAAGACTTCCCCACCCTGCTGCAGGCGCGTGAGGCCTACGAGCGCGATTACATCCTGAAAAAACTGGACGACGTCCACGGCAATGTAAGCCGCGCGGCCGAGCTCCTTGGCCTGGAACGCTCACACCTCTACCGCAAGATGAAGGCCCTCGCCATCAACATCAAGGAATAA